In Pirellula sp. SH-Sr6A, the DNA window AATGGTATCCGCGGGTAAGCGAAGTGGCTTCGCAAATCGATCGCGGTGGCAAAGAGACCGTGAAGGCGATTGAGTGGCTTCAAAAGGTAGAGGACCCAGGAGTCGTGCCAGCTCTCCATGCTGTCGCCGTGCGAAACTCGGGAGATACCGCGGTCCACCTCGTCAATACGATTCGTCGATTCCAGACCAAGGAGGCGTGTTCTGCTCTTGCAGATCTGGCCATCGCGGAGCCGAGCTCTCCAACCTCGGGTTCTGCGATCAAGGGATTGAAAGAAGTCGAAAGCGAATGGTATGTTCCCGAACTTCTCGACTTGATGGCATCGGACATCGAAGTACAGAATCAGATCGTCACACGACCTAATGGCGCGCTGGTATTGCAAACCATTGGTCAACAGGAATTGCAAAACACGAATGAGGTCATCCAGATCGATAAGATTTTAACGGCGGGTAGTGGCCCCAACATCGCGCCGCGAATGGCAGCCACCAATCGCCGACTGGGTCTAAGATCGGGCCGCAACGTGGCTTCGATCCAGTCCCCCACGAACGCAGTGGCGGCTAGTATCGCAATGGATGAGGCGGAACGGTTTGCGAAAGCGAATACCGCAGCGGCTGCAAATTCCAACGCCGAACTTCGGGAAAAGCAAAGTAAGATCGCCGTGGTACTGCGAGCCACGTCCGGTCAAAAGCTGGATGACTCCGCGCAGACTTGGTGGAATTGGTGGCAGAAACAACAAGAAATCGAAGTCTTAGGCCCCAAAGAAATCAATTACCAATACGGTCAAGATTATTCCTCGCCGGTATACACTCCACGCCCCGTGCAAGTTTCGTTCACGCTACCAGAAAACACATGCGAATGCTTGGTAGCGGGTACAACAGTACAAACCGAAACGGGACTTGCATCGATCGAATCGATTCGCATCGGGGACCAAGTTGTCTCGCAGAACATTCTGACCGGGGAACTCTGTCTCAAGCCAGTGATTCGAACAACTCGTCGAGAACCCGCTCCGACCCGCAGTATGACACTGGAGTCCGGCGAATCGATCGTCAGCACACTTGGCCACCCCTGGTGGGTGACTGGAAAAGGTTGGATCAAGACCAAGGACCTTCAACCGGGCATGGCGATTCGAACGACCAGTGGAAATGTGTTGATCAAAGAGGTTTCTTCCGCCAAGGAAGAAGTCACTTACAACCTCGTCGTGGCTGACAACCACAATTATTTCGTGGGGGAAAAGCGACTCCTCTCCTTCGACGCAGGCGAGTTGATTCCGACTTTCCAAAAAGCGCCCGGTCTTCCCGCGGAACCGGTCAAACCCCATCTTGCTTCTCGCTAGAAGCCTGGCATCGGGGACTTCTCCGGATGGGTTAAACCTTTGCGTCTAGGGGGTTTTTGCTTATAGTAAGGCCCTCTAGGGATCTCTGCCGAACCGCGAAGCGCGGGGCAGGGGAGGGCCCTCGGAGCGTTCCAAAGCAAGGGTTTTTCTTTTCCCAGACCAGGGTAGGGCAGGGGAGGGGGAGCCATCCCCGGGCAAAACACAGGGTTTTCATGGTTAAAGTTCGAGACTTCCTGGGACCATACCGATTGGCCCGCTTGATCCGCCTCGGAAGTACTTGTCAGGTCTGGGAAGGAATCAAAGACGACGGCAATCGCTATGCCCTCAAAGTGCTGCGTCCCGAGCAACGAGGGAATAAAGAAGAAATCGGCTTCCTCAAACATGAGTTCGAGATCGCCAGCAATCTCCATCACAAGAACATCATCAAGCTGGTCGAGTACGTCACCGACGCCGACACCCCTTTCATCGTCCTTGAACTCTTCAGCGAAATCAACTTGAAGCAAGCGTTGCGAAAAGGTCCCGAACCGATCGCTTACATGCTGGCCTCGATCATCGAACAAATCAGCGAAGCCCTCTACTACTTCCATAGCAAGGGTTATGTGCATTGCGATATCAAGCCCGATAACATTCTCGTCAATCGCGATGGCTTGGTAAAACTCATCGATTTCACCATCGCCAAAAAAGCCAAAACAGGGCTGAGCAAACTCTTCGGTGGCAAAAGCAAAGTCGAAGGGACCCGCTCCTACATGTCCCCCGAGCAAATTCGCGGGCAAGGCCTCGACCCACGCAGCGATATCTATTCCCTCGGCTGCATGTTCTACGAAATGCTCGTCGGCAAACCCCCGTTCACGGGCAATACCCCAAACGACCTGTTGAGCAAACACCTCACCGCAGCGGCACCGTCCGTGCTGGTCGTCAACGACAACGTCACCCCCGAATTCAACAACGTCATCCGCAAAATGATGTCGAAAAAGCCCGAGGACCGACCTCAATCGATGTGGGATGTTCTCAAAATCATTCGCGCTACACCCATATTTAAAAAACCACCGAGGAAACCTGACGTCTCGGTCTTCGATGACATGCCATCCGCAGGCCGAGTCGATAACCCCACGTAATACACGCATCGCATTCATCGATACCCGAACCTGCTCGCCCCGTTTCAAACCAAACCATCTTCAACGGACACCTTCCGAACCAATAGTTGCACCATGGAAACAACTCCTCCTGGCTTTGAATTCGAACAACCGATGCTCGATATCGAGATTCAACTCAAGCAGCTTGAGCAATCCCCAACCCACTCGCCGGATGAAGAACAGCAGATCAATGCCCTTCGCCGCAAGTGGACGGAAACGACCAGAAAGATCTATGGCGAACTGAGCCCTTGGCAGATCGTCCAAGTCTCACGGCACAAAGACCGTCCGTACACCAAGGACTACCTGAATCTTGCCTTCGACGAATTCGTCGAATTGCACGGGGACAAATTCTTTGGCGACGACCGCGCCATGCTCACCGGCTTCGCCAAACTAGGTCGTCACAAAGTCATGGTCGTCGGCCACCAAAAAGGACGCACGTACAAAGAACGATCCGCTTGCCACTTCGGGTGCGCGCATCCGGAAGGCTACCGCAAAGCCATGTCCAAGATGAAGATGGCAGAAAAGTACGGGCTCCCCATCATCTGCTTCATCGACACTCCAGGTGCTTACCCAGGAGTCGGTGCCGAAGAACGCGGGCAGGCGCAAGTCATCGCCGAGAGCATGTTCCTCATGAGCCAACTGGAAGTTCCCATCATCTGCGTGGTCATCGGGGAAGGGGGGTCCGGCGGGGCACTGGGCATTGGCGTGGGTAACAAGATCGCCATGTTGCAATATGCTTACTACTCCGTCATCAGCCCGGAGGGATGCGCAGGGATCCTTTGGAAGAGCCACCAGTTCGCTCCGAAAGCGGCCGACGCCTTGCGGTTCACCTCGTCGCACCTCTCCAAACTACGAGTGGTCGACGATGTGATCGAAGAGCCCCTCGGCGGAGCCCATCGAGACCACCACGAAATGGCCTCGCGCCT includes these proteins:
- a CDS encoding polymorphic toxin-type HINT domain-containing protein, with the translated sequence MSRLLALGLVLQVGTGSILYGDGPDQESSSSSRYGSVQDVLRDESKGVPLNRSSLLASILSHNEDASKRAVSVLSWQSGLIQLEKDWKSVEEITEEDLKSSLRKYRKQRGDQVLDLEGHRSMALYCTSQNWLPQAKAHWYGVLSFQPNHVEARKALGFRRIGNRWVSTEEWQSILDQNSETLASLKKWYPRVSEVASQIDRGGKETVKAIEWLQKVEDPGVVPALHAVAVRNSGDTAVHLVNTIRRFQTKEACSALADLAIAEPSSPTSGSAIKGLKEVESEWYVPELLDLMASDIEVQNQIVTRPNGALVLQTIGQQELQNTNEVIQIDKILTAGSGPNIAPRMAATNRRLGLRSGRNVASIQSPTNAVAASIAMDEAERFAKANTAAAANSNAELREKQSKIAVVLRATSGQKLDDSAQTWWNWWQKQQEIEVLGPKEINYQYGQDYSSPVYTPRPVQVSFTLPENTCECLVAGTTVQTETGLASIESIRIGDQVVSQNILTGELCLKPVIRTTRREPAPTRSMTLESGESIVSTLGHPWWVTGKGWIKTKDLQPGMAIRTTSGNVLIKEVSSAKEEVTYNLVVADNHNYFVGEKRLLSFDAGELIPTFQKAPGLPAEPVKPHLASR
- a CDS encoding serine/threonine-protein kinase — encoded protein: MVKVRDFLGPYRLARLIRLGSTCQVWEGIKDDGNRYALKVLRPEQRGNKEEIGFLKHEFEIASNLHHKNIIKLVEYVTDADTPFIVLELFSEINLKQALRKGPEPIAYMLASIIEQISEALYYFHSKGYVHCDIKPDNILVNRDGLVKLIDFTIAKKAKTGLSKLFGGKSKVEGTRSYMSPEQIRGQGLDPRSDIYSLGCMFYEMLVGKPPFTGNTPNDLLSKHLTAAAPSVLVVNDNVTPEFNNVIRKMMSKKPEDRPQSMWDVLKIIRATPIFKKPPRKPDVSVFDDMPSAGRVDNPT
- a CDS encoding acetyl-CoA carboxylase carboxyltransferase subunit alpha; the protein is METTPPGFEFEQPMLDIEIQLKQLEQSPTHSPDEEQQINALRRKWTETTRKIYGELSPWQIVQVSRHKDRPYTKDYLNLAFDEFVELHGDKFFGDDRAMLTGFAKLGRHKVMVVGHQKGRTYKERSACHFGCAHPEGYRKAMSKMKMAEKYGLPIICFIDTPGAYPGVGAEERGQAQVIAESMFLMSQLEVPIICVVIGEGGSGGALGIGVGNKIAMLQYAYYSVISPEGCAGILWKSHQFAPKAADALRFTSSHLSKLRVVDDVIEEPLGGAHRDHHEMASRLKGYLSKTLDGLLKVPAAQLASDRYEKFRRMGTFLEQLEDGSVQTHGATITA